Sequence from the Trueperaceae bacterium genome:
TCCGCGCCCTCGGCCGCCGCTGGGTCGCCGACGTCCGCGCCGTTCTGGACGCCGTCGAGGCAGGCGAAGGCCCGCCGGGCCTGGCGGAGCGGATGGCTCGCGACGTCCTGGTCGCCGCGGGGCACTCCACCGGCGGCGGCGCGGCGTTCGGGACGTGCGCCGCGGAGCCCGGCTGCCGCGCGGCGGTCGGGTTGGACCCGTGGATGCTGCCGGCCCCCGCGACGCTGCTCGGGCCGGCGACGTCGGCGGGGGGGCTGGACGCCGACGTGCGCGCGGTGTTCAGCGACCCGGCGCGCGGGTTCTTCGAGCCCGCCAACCGCGAGGCGTTCGACGGCCTCGCCGAAGCGACCCGCGCCCGCGGGCACGACGTGCGCGCCGTCGCGCTCCCGGGGGCGGGCCACAACGACGTCACCGACGTGCCGTTGCTGTCGCCGCTGGCCGGCCTCCTGGGGCTGTACGTCGGGCCGGCCCCCGCCGCCGAGGTTCACGCCCGCGTCCGCACCGAGGTCATTGCGGCCCTGGAACGGGCGCGCGCCCCCGCCGACGCCGCCCGGCGCCGGTAGCATCATTGGCGGAGGTGCCCGCATGACGATCCCCCCGGTGTCCGGCTCCGACCGCCCCGAAGCGGACGCGATGGCGGCGGCGTACGCCGCCGCGGACGCGGTCCTCGCCCGCATGACGCTCCGTGAGCGCATCGGCCAGATGACGCAGCCGGAGAAGGGCAGCGTCACGCCCGACGAGGTCGCCGAGCACGCCCTGGGCTCGGTGTTGTCCGGTGGGGGCGGCGCGCCCGACGTCAACGACGCCGCGCATTGGCGCGCCATGATCGACGCCTTCGCAGGCGGCGCGCGCCGCAGCCGGCTCGGGGTGCCGCTGCTGTACGGCGTCGACGCGGTCCACGGGCACAACAACCTGCACGGCGCGACGATCTTTCCGCACAACGTCGCCTTGGGCGCCGTCGACGACGTCGACCTCACCGAACGCGTCGCGCGCGCCACGGCGCTCGAGACCGCGGCGACGGGGGCGCGCTGGACGTTCGCGCCGGCCCTCAGCCTGCCGCTCGACGTGCGGTGGGGCCGGACGTACGAGGGGTTCGGCCAGGATCCCGACCTCGTCGGGCGGCACGGGGCGGCGGTGGTCCGGGGCCTACAGCACGTCGCGGAGGGCGACCGCGGTCTGCGCGACGGCGGCGCGGTCCTGGCGTGCGCCAAGCACTACCTGGCCGACGGCGGGACGCGCTACGGGTCGTCCATGCGCGTCGACCGCGACGACCTCGACGCGGCGACCGAGGACCCCACCCTCGCGAACGCCGGCTCGCACGAGGCGTTCCTCGAGGAGATGGCGCGCGGCGCCTGGACGCTGGACCAGGGGATGGCGGAGGGGAGCGAGGCGCTCCTGCGGCGGGTGTTCCTCGCGCCGTACCGCGCCGCCCTCGAAGCGGGGGCGTTGACGGTGATGGCGTCGTACGGCGCTTGGAACGGCGTGCGGATGCACGCCCACCGGTCCCTGCTACAGGACGTCCTGAAGGGCGAACTCGGCTTCACCGGGTTCGTGGTGAGCGACTGGG
This genomic interval carries:
- a CDS encoding glycoside hydrolase family 3 protein; this translates as MTIPPVSGSDRPEADAMAAAYAAADAVLARMTLRERIGQMTQPEKGSVTPDEVAEHALGSVLSGGGGAPDVNDAAHWRAMIDAFAGGARRSRLGVPLLYGVDAVHGHNNLHGATIFPHNVALGAVDDVDLTERVARATALETAATGARWTFAPALSLPLDVRWGRTYEGFGQDPDLVGRHGAAVVRGLQHVAEGDRGLRDGGAVLACAKHYLADGGTRYGSSMRVDRDDLDAATEDPTLANAGSHEAFLEEMARGAWTLDQGMAEGSEALLRRVFLAPYRAALEAGALTVMASYGAWNGVRMHAHRSLLQDVLKGELGFTGFVVSDWDGVAQLDPEDPRRAVATAVNAGIDMVMVPFAWRAFIDDLAALVDAGEVPEARVTDAARRILAVKARLGLLDGVDAEAASAGAPAAEPGRDVVGCDAHRALAREAAGRSQTLLANDGARLPLAPEDGPFLVAGGAADDVGLQCGGWTVSWMGSPGPITPGSTLLQGIREHAGDADVAYEPAGDGAHRAPVGIVALAEPPYAEGMGDRRSLALPDDDVALVERVRARVDRLVVIVFSGRPLVLGSVADLADALVAGWLPGSEGAGVADPLFGVRAYEARLRYVWPASDAALALHPFGPDGEPEPPGPDDPRVAWPLLHGRTTTPRR